The nucleotide sequence CCCCTCGCCCGTTTATGAATTCTTCTCATTTCCGAATCGGAAATGTCATAGCTTGACCACGTGAGCAACCGACCCCTTGCCTCCGCTGGTCGTGCCGTGCCTCTCCTCCGCGCCGGGCTCATCGCCGGCATCGTGGTCGCCGCCGCGGCCTATCCGCTGGCCGCCGTCACCGGCATCGGTGCCAAGGCCACCGCGCACGCAGTGGAGCAGAAGACCAACATCCTCAAGACCGCGCTGCCCGCCGAGACCTCGTACGTGTACGCGCCGGACGGCAAGACCGTGCTGACGATGTTCTACGAGGAGTACCGCCAGTACACCAAGATCGAGGACATGTCCCCGAACATCCAGCAGGCGATCGTCGCCGCCGAGGACAACCGCTTCTACCAGCACCACGGGGTCGACCCGAAGGGCGTGGCCCGTGCCTTCGTGTCCAACGCCCGATCCGGCGGCGTCTCCCAGGGCGCCTCGACGATCACCATGCAGTACGTCCGGATGGCCCTGCGGGACAGCGCCCAGACGCCGAAGGAGGTCCAGGAGGCCACCCAGCAGACCAGCCTGCGCAAGGTCAAGGAGATGCGCATGGCGCTGGACATCGAGAAGCACGTCAGCAAGGAGCAGATCCTCGAGCGCTACCTCAACTCGGCCTACTTCGGCCACCGGGCGTACGGGATCTACGCGGCCTCGCAGATCTTCTTCTCGAAGACCCCGGCCACCCTCACCCCGGTCGAGGCGGCCACCCTGGCCGGCCTGGTGAAGTCCCCGTCGGAGTACGACCCGATCACCTCCGACCAGAAGGACGCCACCGCCCGCCGCAACTACGTGCTCGACAACATGGCCCGCCTCGGCTACCTCTCACCGGACGCCGTGGCGGCGGCCAAGGCCGAGCCGATCAAGCTGCGGCTCACCAACCCGCCCAACGACTGCGCCTCGCTCCTGGAGAAGTACCGGGGGACCTGGGGCTTCTACTGCGACTACCTGAAGAACTGGTGGAGTTCGCAGCCCGCGTTCGGGGAGAACCGGCTGGAGCGGATGGACAAGCTGCGCCGGGGTGGCTATCGCATCGTGCTCGCCCTCGACCCGAAGATCCAGGAGGCGGCCGAGAAGAACGTGGGCGCAAAGGACGGCACGGGCAGCCCGTTCGCCAACGGGATCGTGGTCGCCGAGCCGGGCACCGGGCGGATCAAGGC is from Micromonospora terminaliae and encodes:
- a CDS encoding transglycosylase domain-containing protein, translating into MSNRPLASAGRAVPLLRAGLIAGIVVAAAAYPLAAVTGIGAKATAHAVEQKTNILKTALPAETSYVYAPDGKTVLTMFYEEYRQYTKIEDMSPNIQQAIVAAEDNRFYQHHGVDPKGVARAFVSNARSGGVSQGASTITMQYVRMALRDSAQTPKEVQEATQQTSLRKVKEMRMALDIEKHVSKEQILERYLNSAYFGHRAYGIYAASQIFFSKTPATLTPVEAATLAGLVKSPSEYDPITSDQKDATARRNYVLDNMARLGYLSPDAVAAAKAEPIKLRLTNPPNDCASLLEKYRGTWGFYCDYLKNWWSSQPAFGENRLERMDKLRRGGYRIVLALDPKIQEAAEKNVGAKDGTGSPFANGIVVAEPGTGRIKAMAVNRTYSLDLSENPNSSNPEAGPKVKANFPNTVAPLLGGGTLPGYQAGSTFKMFTMLAALNNGTKLSDTINSPYRYQSRVYDGWAPSNASGAMTGVQTMWSGFGKSVNTFFVQLEEQIGAEKGVRLAEQLGLRWRTDVDREHAAPDKANKWGAFTLGVSDATPLEVANAYAAVAADGRYCEAIPVNSIMNRDGTPAMYKTAGGVEREVAKPRCRQVVSADAARAATDAARCPTGDTPAKGGCGGWSTADSVRGTVGRPVAGKTGTTDSTRSAWFAGYTPELAAASFIADPDNPFNAVGDGLSQVPVNAVAETLRDALKGRPVQQFTPPSDQIVG